From one Paenibacillus sp. FSL K6-1330 genomic stretch:
- a CDS encoding cytochrome (ubi)quinol oxidase subunit III, whose product MSHAEHVNGELPHEPEKATLEGRNKVLGFWLFLGGEAVLFGTLFATFLALRGQNNEGPTAAELFSLPITAAATLILLVSSLTSVFAIQALHRHNIEKLKLWLIVTVVLGLGFLGLEIYEFYEYVVHESFNMKTSAFSSAFYTLVGFHGAHVAFGVVWISLLIAQLYRKGLTVVTAPKVYVSAMYWHFIDVVWVFIFSVVYLLGKVG is encoded by the coding sequence ATGAGTCACGCTGAACATGTAAACGGCGAACTTCCTCACGAGCCGGAGAAGGCAACACTCGAAGGCCGTAATAAGGTTCTTGGTTTCTGGCTCTTCCTCGGTGGAGAGGCCGTGCTCTTTGGTACGTTGTTTGCAACGTTCCTGGCGCTTCGCGGCCAGAACAACGAAGGCCCAACCGCAGCCGAGCTGTTCTCTCTGCCAATTACGGCAGCAGCAACGCTGATATTGCTTGTCAGTTCCTTGACCAGTGTGTTCGCCATTCAGGCGCTTCACCGTCACAATATCGAGAAGCTGAAGTTGTGGCTGATCGTAACCGTTGTTCTGGGTCTTGGGTTCCTTGGCCTTGAGATTTATGAGTTCTATGAATATGTTGTGCATGAATCGTTTAACATGAAGACGAGTGCATTCTCGTCTGCATTCTATACGCTGGTTGGCTTCCACGGTGCCCACGTTGCTTTCGGGGTTGTGTGGATCAGCCTGTTGATCGCTCAGCTGTACAGAAAAGGGTTAACCGTGGTTACAGCACCTAAGGTATATGTTTCTGCCATGTACTGGCACTTTATCGACGTTGTATGGGTGTTCATCTTCTCGGTCGTATACCTTCTTGGAAAGGTGGGCTAA
- a CDS encoding cytochrome C oxidase subunit IV family protein → MTANQQSNEGPTVKHRHRVEGPEKHIVVFIFSIVLTAIAFAAVAAGGINTAFTIIILLVMAVLQVFVQMGYWMHLKDKGHLMPILFMIGGFFVASTCIVMALFWVWW, encoded by the coding sequence ATGACTGCGAATCAACAATCTAATGAGGGGCCTACAGTTAAACACCGCCATCGTGTGGAAGGCCCTGAGAAACACATTGTTGTCTTTATTTTCTCCATTGTCCTGACTGCGATTGCTTTTGCGGCTGTCGCAGCCGGTGGCATCAACACAGCATTTACGATCATCATTTTGCTGGTTATGGCTGTGTTGCAGGTGTTCGTACAAATGGGTTACTGGATGCACTTGAAGGACAAAGGGCATCTAATGCCAATCCTGTTTATGATTGGCGGCTTCTTCGTAGCTAGTACCTGTATTGTCATGGCACTGTTCTGGGTTTGGTGGTAA